A stretch of the Halorussus salinus genome encodes the following:
- a CDS encoding universal stress protein: MIDTVVIATDGSESVTRAVRVALDLAERFDAAVHALYVVDEGEVDSSPEELRDELRDALESQGADALDAVRDHADRDVTTAVREGRPAAEITEYAREEDADMVATGTRGRHGENRFLIGSVAERVVRSCPVPVLTVRQLESDE; the protein is encoded by the coding sequence ATGATAGACACCGTCGTCATCGCCACGGACGGGTCCGAGAGCGTCACCCGCGCGGTCCGGGTCGCCCTCGACCTCGCCGAGCGGTTCGACGCCGCGGTCCACGCCCTCTACGTCGTAGACGAGGGAGAGGTAGACTCCTCGCCCGAGGAGTTACGCGACGAACTCCGAGACGCGCTCGAATCCCAAGGGGCCGACGCCCTCGACGCCGTGCGCGACCACGCCGACCGAGACGTGACGACCGCGGTCCGCGAGGGTCGCCCGGCCGCCGAGATAACCGAGTACGCCCGCGAGGAGGACGCCGATATGGTGGCGACCGGGACGCGGGGCCGCCACGGCGAGAACCGCTTTCTCATCGGGAGCGTGGCCGAGCGCGTCGTCCGGTCGTGTCCCGTGCCGGTACTGACTGTTCGGCAACTCGAAAGCGACGAGTAG
- a CDS encoding carbohydrate kinase family protein yields MSDFDSEGAAGDDRPDLDSEGAAESLSLDAVAVGSAVEDRIYGLTNLPEPDGGAFVRDEETAAGGVAANVAAGLARLGREAGVVSRLGDDEAADRVLSDLRERGIDARRVRRGDADERTTYSLILRDPDGERMIVNGGEAVPNLRLDSADREYVREADLAFTSAYAPDPVVSDLVSAKRETADFPPLVFDLAGPLSELENRATRPETLDALLPVCDCFLANEVSARSYLGEEPRGAIESLRDRGVRRAAVTRGTDGALLLTEEDAILELPAFAVETADTTGAGDAFTAGLVHAWLLGNRPPREAGRFAAATAALNCTAETARGGLPTAEEVERFLDAR; encoded by the coding sequence ATGAGCGATTTCGACAGCGAGGGCGCGGCGGGCGACGACCGCCCCGACCTCGACAGCGAGGGCGCGGCTGAAAGCCTCTCTCTGGACGCGGTGGCGGTCGGGAGCGCGGTCGAAGACCGCATCTACGGCCTGACCAACCTGCCGGAACCCGACGGCGGAGCCTTCGTCCGCGACGAGGAGACCGCGGCGGGCGGCGTGGCCGCGAACGTCGCGGCCGGACTCGCCAGACTGGGCCGCGAGGCGGGCGTCGTCTCCCGACTCGGCGACGACGAGGCCGCCGACCGCGTCCTGTCGGACCTCCGCGAGCGGGGCATCGACGCCCGCCGAGTCCGCCGCGGCGACGCCGACGAGCGCACCACCTACTCGCTGATTTTGCGCGACCCCGACGGCGAGCGCATGATAGTCAACGGCGGCGAGGCCGTGCCGAACCTCCGACTCGACTCCGCGGACCGCGAGTACGTCCGGGAGGCCGACCTCGCGTTCACCAGCGCGTACGCGCCCGACCCGGTGGTCTCGGACCTCGTGAGCGCGAAAAGGGAAACCGCCGACTTCCCGCCGCTGGTCTTCGACCTCGCGGGTCCCCTCTCGGAACTCGAAAATCGCGCCACGCGCCCGGAGACGCTCGACGCGCTTCTGCCGGTCTGCGACTGCTTCCTCGCCAACGAAGTCTCCGCTCGGTCGTATCTCGGCGAGGAGCCCCGCGGCGCAATCGAGAGCCTGCGCGACCGAGGAGTCCGCCGGGCCGCAGTCACCCGCGGGACCGACGGCGCGCTCCTGCTGACCGAGGAGGACGCTATCCTCGAACTCCCCGCGTTCGCGGTCGAGACGGCCGACACGACCGGCGCGGGCGACGCCTTCACCGCGGGGCTGGTTCACGCGTGGCTCCTCGGAAATCGACCGCCCCGAGAGGCCGGGCGCTTCGCCGCGGCGACCGCGGCGCTCAACTGTACCGCCGAGACCGCGAGAGGCGGCTTGCCGACCGCGGAAGAAGTAGAGCGTTTCTTGGACGCGCGTTAG
- a CDS encoding BtpA/SgcQ family protein yields the protein MTLPIDAEKPLVGMVHLPPLPGAPKFSGDFQQVRETALRDARRLEAGGVDALMLENFGDAPFYPDDVPKHVVASMTRVAADVRDEVDLPIGINVLRNDATAALSVAAAVEAALVRVNVHVGSRVTDQGIVEGQAHETVRLRDRLDSEVALLADLDVKHSAPLAERPIDAEAVAEPVQRGLAAGVVVSGAGTGHEVGGDHLRAVAAARDEAGLDAPVFVGSGVTAENAGDILSVADGAIVGTALKEGGETTNPVSVERVEEVVAAVESVR from the coding sequence ATGACTCTCCCCATCGACGCGGAGAAGCCACTTGTCGGCATGGTTCACCTCCCACCGCTTCCGGGCGCGCCAAAGTTCTCGGGCGACTTCCAGCAGGTCCGCGAGACCGCACTGCGCGACGCTCGGCGACTCGAAGCGGGCGGCGTGGACGCGCTGATGCTCGAAAACTTCGGCGACGCGCCGTTCTACCCCGACGACGTGCCCAAACACGTCGTCGCTTCGATGACCCGCGTCGCCGCGGACGTTCGGGACGAAGTGGACCTCCCGATTGGAATCAACGTCCTGCGCAACGACGCCACGGCCGCGCTCTCAGTCGCCGCCGCGGTCGAGGCCGCGCTCGTCCGCGTGAACGTCCACGTCGGGTCGCGCGTGACCGACCAAGGCATCGTGGAGGGGCAGGCCCACGAGACGGTCCGCCTGCGCGACCGCCTCGACTCGGAGGTGGCCCTCCTCGCGGATTTGGACGTGAAACACTCCGCGCCGCTCGCCGAGCGACCCATCGACGCCGAGGCGGTCGCCGAACCCGTCCAGCGCGGCCTCGCGGCGGGCGTCGTCGTCTCGGGCGCTGGCACGGGCCACGAGGTCGGCGGCGACCACCTCCGAGCGGTCGCGGCGGCCCGCGACGAGGCAGGACTCGACGCGCCCGTGTTCGTCGGAAGCGGCGTGACCGCCGAGAACGCGGGCGACATTCTCTCGGTCGCGGACGGAGCCATCGTCGGCACCGCGCTGAAGGAGGGCGGCGAGACGACGAATCCCGTCTCGGTCGAGCGCGTCGAGGAGGTCGTCGCGGCCGTCGAAAGCGTCCGCTAA
- a CDS encoding DHH family phosphoesterase: MKDWVIDDDNLSLERKSILPGEGFFVPDSFEEAKEEAEAEAALTGAEVAVVADPDADGLACTALVREVYGDAALIDAGPHDLEDALERVADYSEPGAQIFVCDLCPDSYDEVGRSLEALVEQAGEVRWFDHHQWTDTVAEAVRDAGIELVVGDSDEECTADVALRSLDYDFPDYLAELAAVTRDHDLWIRDDERSDDLADYSYWADPEEYIETVAEHGADLPEDVREFLAEMRVEKDALIEKAVARADIEEIGPWTVGVTYGRCSQNEVAEELRQQGTDAAVIVKPSGSASIRGTDEFERCHEVARQVNGGGHPKAAGCKPRIYDDMLDYAHHWTTRGATAKQVIVEAFWHVSRDVEAETAAADEELDEGEIEEAESDESN; this comes from the coding sequence ATGAAAGACTGGGTCATCGACGACGACAATCTCTCTCTCGAACGCAAGTCAATCCTGCCCGGCGAGGGCTTTTTCGTCCCGGATTCCTTCGAGGAGGCCAAAGAGGAGGCCGAGGCCGAGGCCGCGCTGACCGGCGCGGAGGTCGCGGTCGTGGCCGACCCCGACGCCGACGGACTGGCCTGCACCGCACTAGTCCGGGAGGTCTACGGGGACGCGGCGCTCATCGACGCCGGGCCGCACGACCTCGAAGACGCCCTCGAACGCGTCGCCGACTACAGCGAACCGGGCGCGCAGATTTTCGTCTGCGACCTCTGTCCCGACAGCTACGACGAGGTCGGCCGGTCGCTGGAGGCGCTGGTCGAGCAGGCTGGCGAGGTCCGGTGGTTCGACCACCACCAGTGGACCGACACCGTGGCCGAGGCGGTCCGGGACGCCGGCATCGAGTTGGTCGTCGGCGACAGCGACGAGGAGTGTACCGCCGACGTGGCGCTCCGGTCGCTGGACTACGACTTCCCGGACTACCTCGCGGAACTCGCGGCGGTCACGCGCGACCACGACCTCTGGATTCGCGACGACGAGCGAAGCGACGACCTCGCGGACTACTCCTACTGGGCCGACCCCGAGGAGTACATCGAAACGGTCGCCGAACACGGCGCGGACCTCCCCGAGGACGTGCGGGAGTTCCTCGCGGAGATGCGCGTCGAGAAGGACGCCCTCATCGAGAAGGCGGTCGCCCGCGCCGACATCGAGGAGATCGGCCCGTGGACCGTCGGCGTGACCTACGGCCGGTGTTCCCAGAACGAGGTCGCCGAGGAGCTACGCCAGCAGGGCACCGACGCCGCCGTCATCGTCAAGCCCTCCGGGAGCGCGTCGATTCGCGGCACCGACGAGTTCGAGCGATGTCACGAGGTCGCCCGGCAGGTCAACGGCGGCGGCCACCCGAAGGCCGCGGGCTGTAAGCCCCGCATCTACGACGACATGCTCGACTACGCCCACCACTGGACGACCCGCGGCGCGACCGCCAAGCAAGTCATCGTCGAGGCGTTCTGGCACGTCTCGCGGGACGTGGAGGCCGAGACCGCGGCGGCCGACGAGGAACTGGACGAGGGCGAAATAGAAGAAGCCGAGAGCGACGAGAGCAACTGA
- a CDS encoding DUF5807 family protein produces MSKREEFLSGERPEDVALYLSESFVDGEGDGLAKHGESVENGVILVVEGDQGRSVFKTATGMDAMGFAKQAMGTDGGIARDLSGGDCPECDGEAEFVFAFAEEQNDEVGDLYAEGDVIHAYGYCECGTAYSEKWVTDGET; encoded by the coding sequence ATGAGCAAACGCGAGGAGTTCCTCAGCGGCGAGCGGCCCGAGGACGTGGCGCTGTACCTCTCGGAGTCGTTCGTGGACGGCGAAGGCGACGGACTGGCGAAACACGGCGAATCGGTCGAGAACGGCGTCATCCTCGTCGTCGAGGGCGACCAAGGCCGGAGCGTGTTCAAGACCGCGACGGGCATGGACGCGATGGGCTTCGCCAAGCAGGCGATGGGCACCGACGGCGGGATTGCGCGGGACCTCTCGGGCGGGGACTGCCCCGAGTGCGACGGCGAGGCGGAGTTCGTCTTCGCGTTCGCCGAGGAGCAAAACGACGAGGTCGGCGACCTCTACGCCGAGGGCGACGTAATCCACGCCTACGGCTACTGCGAGTGCGGGACCGCGTACTCCGAGAAGTGGGTCACGGACGGCGAGACGTAG
- a CDS encoding DUF1684 domain-containing protein: MTEETPETDFDAEEWREQLSAHRAEKDDFFADHPQSPIPPKERDDFESLDYFDPDADYRVTATVEVHDQPEPVEMEVSDGPPQRYLRVATLRFELGEGDDAESYELAGYRQQEDDDGLFVLFRDKTTGQQTYRDGRYMEFETEELADGAEMVLDFNLAYSPFCAYSETFACPLPPEENWLDAEVRAGEQFDR, translated from the coding sequence ATGACCGAGGAGACCCCGGAAACCGATTTCGACGCCGAGGAGTGGCGCGAGCAACTCAGCGCCCACCGCGCCGAGAAGGACGATTTCTTCGCCGACCACCCTCAGTCGCCGATTCCGCCCAAGGAGCGCGACGACTTCGAATCGCTCGACTACTTCGACCCGGACGCCGACTACCGCGTCACCGCGACCGTCGAGGTCCACGACCAGCCCGAGCCGGTGGAGATGGAGGTCAGCGACGGACCGCCACAGCGGTATCTCCGGGTCGCCACGCTCCGTTTCGAGTTGGGCGAGGGCGACGACGCGGAGTCGTACGAACTCGCGGGCTACCGCCAGCAAGAGGACGACGACGGCCTGTTCGTCCTGTTCCGCGACAAGACGACCGGTCAGCAGACGTACCGCGACGGCCGATACATGGAGTTCGAGACCGAGGAGTTGGCCGACGGCGCGGAGATGGTGCTGGATTTCAACCTCGCGTACTCGCCGTTCTGCGCGTACAGCGAGACGTTCGCGTGCCCGCTCCCGCCCGAGGAGAACTGGCTCGACGCGGAGGTTCGCGCTGGCGAGCAGTTCGACCGGTGA
- a CDS encoding class I SAM-dependent methyltransferase: MSVREEFDDWAADGRDKGMEDRHWNTAKNVLARMPVEEGDTVLDLGTGSGYAVRALRDTKGAGRAYGLDGSPEMARNATGYTDDPQVGFLVGDFDDLPFADDSVDHVFTMEAFYYANDPHQALREIARVLRPGGTFFCAVNYYEENVHSHAWQDNIEVEMTRWSAREYREAFRDAGLHVAEQDNVPDRETEIPDDSEFPTENWDTREAMVERYREFGTLLTVGVAP, encoded by the coding sequence ATGAGCGTCCGCGAGGAGTTCGACGATTGGGCGGCCGACGGCCGCGACAAGGGAATGGAGGACCGCCACTGGAACACCGCCAAGAACGTGCTGGCGCGGATGCCCGTCGAGGAGGGCGACACCGTGCTGGACCTCGGAACCGGGAGCGGGTACGCCGTCCGCGCGCTCCGGGACACCAAGGGCGCGGGTCGGGCCTACGGACTCGACGGCTCGCCGGAGATGGCGCGTAACGCGACCGGCTACACCGACGACCCGCAGGTGGGCTTTCTCGTCGGCGACTTCGACGACCTGCCGTTCGCCGACGACAGCGTGGACCACGTGTTCACGATGGAAGCGTTCTACTACGCCAACGACCCCCACCAAGCCCTCCGGGAAATCGCGCGGGTCCTCCGGCCCGGCGGGACCTTCTTCTGCGCGGTCAACTACTACGAGGAGAACGTCCACTCCCACGCGTGGCAGGACAACATCGAAGTCGAGATGACCCGCTGGTCCGCTCGGGAGTACCGCGAGGCGTTCCGCGACGCGGGCCTCCACGTCGCCGAGCAGGACAACGTGCCCGACCGCGAGACCGAGATTCCCGACGACAGCGAGTTCCCGACAGAGAACTGGGACACGCGCGAGGCGATGGTCGAACGCTACCGGGAGTTCGGGACGCTGTTGACGGTCGGCGTCGCTCCCTGA
- a CDS encoding DUF2391 domain-containing protein: MVGRKKRYALADSAQQIVGGFLLAGPFVVTAEVWELAANMSNLQGALAVVIVFLIGYGALYKADDDRDPDRESEVAGVPARFISLMLVSFGSVAILAFVFAAPETFLGGLSPAGEVSMNRLVVTLKAISVGAIFSVVGAATADSVF; encoded by the coding sequence ATGGTCGGACGAAAGAAGCGGTACGCGCTGGCCGACTCCGCCCAGCAGATCGTCGGCGGGTTCCTGCTGGCGGGGCCGTTCGTCGTCACCGCGGAGGTGTGGGAACTCGCCGCGAACATGTCGAACCTCCAAGGGGCGCTCGCGGTCGTCATCGTCTTCCTCATCGGCTACGGTGCGCTCTACAAGGCAGACGACGACCGCGACCCCGACCGCGAGTCCGAGGTCGCGGGCGTCCCCGCGCGGTTCATCTCGCTCATGCTCGTCTCGTTCGGGTCGGTCGCCATCCTCGCGTTCGTCTTCGCGGCCCCCGAGACGTTCCTCGGCGGCCTCTCTCCGGCGGGCGAGGTCTCGATGAACCGCCTCGTGGTCACGCTGAAGGCCATCTCGGTCGGGGCCATCTTCAGCGTCGTCGGCGCGGCCACCGCCGACAGCGTGTTCTGA
- a CDS encoding DUF7090 family protein: protein MDYQLAIENTPETIPGGTGVLLLHPSTGETDRIDTDFLKTDTDHFLVISTRTTAREVKQKLDHYDVDESKAEILDTLSIERGYSRRSTENVHYVSSPDDLDGVLDITREFLESTDGKRRISLDSITEMAYYADESRVRDVIRQILGLLREHDAVGLFHLSKGVHDEEHVEKFMGLFDAIIDLDRDGNVNSDFENV, encoded by the coding sequence ATGGATTATCAACTCGCCATCGAAAACACGCCCGAGACGATACCCGGTGGCACTGGCGTCCTCCTCCTGCATCCGAGTACTGGTGAAACCGACCGCATCGACACCGACTTCCTGAAGACCGACACCGACCACTTTCTGGTCATCTCGACGCGAACGACCGCCCGCGAGGTCAAGCAGAAACTCGACCACTACGACGTAGACGAGAGCAAAGCCGAGATTCTGGACACCCTGAGCATCGAACGTGGCTACTCCCGCCGCAGTACGGAGAACGTCCACTACGTCTCCTCGCCCGACGACTTGGACGGCGTCCTCGACATCACCCGCGAGTTCCTCGAATCGACCGACGGCAAGCGCCGCATCAGCCTCGACTCCATCACCGAGATGGCCTACTACGCCGACGAGTCGCGGGTCCGGGACGTGATTCGACAAATCTTGGGCCTCCTGCGCGAACACGACGCCGTCGGCCTCTTTCACCTCTCGAAGGGCGTCCACGACGAGGAACACGTCGAGAAGTTCATGGGCCTGTTCGACGCCATCATCGACTTGGACCGCGACGGCAACGTGAACAGCGACTTCGAGAACGTCTAA
- the engB gene encoding GTP-binding protein EngB codes for MFESRPDRGAEVIFVGRSNVGKSTLMREITGHTFDTGSKPGVTRSPNHYDWASEDFVLTDLPGFGFMSGVPEEQREQIKTNIVRYIEDNADDILVGVLVVDGKSAVDIIDRHSGEDEVPYDVEMFYFLRDVGIPTVVAVNKMDKVDDEDERLDELCDRLGLHPPWKQWQETIAPISAKRGNVEALNEAVKDHLHEAKRDDLLKFFS; via the coding sequence ATGTTCGAGAGTCGCCCGGACCGAGGAGCCGAGGTCATCTTCGTCGGCCGGTCGAACGTCGGCAAGTCCACGCTGATGCGCGAGATAACCGGTCACACGTTCGACACGGGAAGCAAGCCCGGCGTCACGCGCTCGCCGAACCACTACGACTGGGCCAGCGAGGACTTCGTGCTGACCGACCTGCCGGGCTTCGGGTTCATGTCCGGCGTTCCCGAGGAGCAACGCGAGCAGATAAAGACCAACATCGTCCGGTACATCGAGGACAACGCCGACGACATCCTCGTGGGCGTCCTCGTGGTGGACGGCAAGAGCGCGGTGGACATCATCGACCGCCACTCCGGCGAGGACGAGGTGCCCTACGACGTGGAGATGTTCTACTTCCTCCGGGACGTTGGCATCCCGACCGTCGTCGCGGTCAACAAGATGGACAAGGTAGACGACGAGGACGAGCGACTGGACGAGTTGTGCGACCGGTTGGGCTTGCATCCCCCGTGGAAGCAGTGGCAGGAGACCATCGCGCCGATTAGCGCGAAACGCGGGAACGTCGAGGCGCTGAACGAGGCGGTCAAGGACCACCTCCACGAGGCCAAGCGCGACGACCTGCTGAAGTTCTTCTCCTAG